One genomic segment of Plasmodium cynomolgi strain B DNA, chromosome 14, whole genome shotgun sequence includes these proteins:
- a CDS encoding U3 small nucleolar RNA-associated protein 11 (putative), with amino-acid sequence GPHRKKKKKSSYKNVIPKRSYQERGQAKERLHLGELEKKVDYGKRREIYKKKKKENVLKEKIMNRNPDEFHTGMVHSRIADGTNELKKEEKVLRTDVVLKNKRDDLKEQTNALYRKLKKINKALENYYINVPLRYLFNNSHELYNDKEDTTTTTTYVLKAEKKKLKSRAAILQRRYSSLLNLKNNVLSQIRKIDNMYANTYKHVDGYCVLKGVDGAPHRFFAPRLR; translated from the coding sequence GGCCCacatcgcaaaaaaaaaaaaaagtcgagCTACAAAAACGTAATTCCGAAGAGGAGCTACCAGGAAAGAGGGCAAGCCAAAGAGAGGCTACACCTGGGggagttggaaaaaaaagtggactaTGGAAAGAGGagagaaatatataaaaaaaaaaaaaaagaaaatgtgctgaaggaaaaaatcatgAATAGGAACCCCGATGAGTTCCACACAGGTATGGTTCACTCAAGGATAGCAGATGGTACcaacgaattaaaaaaagaggagaaagtGCTCAGGACAGACGTCGTGTTAAAAAACAAGAGAGACGATCTGAAGGAGCAAACGAATGCattatatagaaaattaaaaaaaataaataaagcgCTGGAAAATTACTACATAAATGTCCCCCTGAGATATCTTTTTAATAACTCCCATGAGCTTTATAACGACAAGGAAGATACCACCACTACTACTACCTATGTGCTGAAggcggaaaagaaaaaactgaaaagcAGAGCTGCCATTCTTCAGCGAAGGTACAGCTCTTTGcttaacttaaaaaataatgtccTTTCACAAATACGAAAAATcgataatatgtatgcaaataCGTACAAGCATGTGGATGGGTATTGTGTCCTTAAGGGTGTTGACGGTGCTCCCCATCGGTTCTTTGCGCCACGCTTGAGA